From one Neovison vison isolate M4711 chromosome 1, ASM_NN_V1, whole genome shotgun sequence genomic stretch:
- the HMGN3 gene encoding high mobility group nucleosome-binding domain-containing protein 3, whose translation MPKRKSPENTEGKDGSKVTKQEPTRRSARLSAKPAPPKPEPKPRKTPAKKEPGTKINKGAKGKKEEKQEAGKEGTAPSENGETKAEEAQKTESVDNKGE comes from the exons tcTCCGGAGAATACAGAGGGCAAGGATGGATCCAAAGTAACTAAACAGGAG cCCACCAGACGGTCTGCCAGATTGTCAGCG AAACCTGCTCCACCCAAACCTGAACCTAAACCAAGGAAAACACCTGCTAAG AAAGAACCGGGAACAAAGATTAACAAAGGTGctaaagggaagaaggaggaaaagcaagAAGCTGGAAAGGAAGGTACTGCACCATCTGAAAATGGTGAAACTAAAGCTGAAGAG GCACAGAAAACTGAATCTGTAGATAACAAGGGAGAATGA